From Pantoea sp. Ep11b, the proteins below share one genomic window:
- the zapB gene encoding cell division protein ZapB translates to MSFEVFEKLEAKVQQAIDTITLLQMEIEELKEQNNSLRNDAQQVAGNHDALMRENQHLKEEQHVWQERLRALLGKMEEV, encoded by the coding sequence ATGTCATTTGAAGTGTTTGAGAAACTGGAAGCGAAAGTACAGCAGGCGATTGATACCATCACCCTGTTGCAGATGGAAATCGAAGAGCTGAAAGAGCAGAACAACTCACTGCGTAACGATGCGCAACAGGTTGCGGGCAACCACGATGCACTGATGCGTGAAAATCAGCACCTGAAAGAAGAGCAGCATGTGTGGCAGGAACGTCTGCGTGCGCTGCTGGGAAAAATGGAAGAGGTTTGA
- a CDS encoding DUF1454 family protein produces MKNLPGALLLSFALTVPVFAADPPPQERADTLPAAPYLLAGAPTFDMTIGQFREKYNQANGTLMLPEYRAIDNRGDKSNLTRAASKINETLYASTALEPGTGKIKTLQITWLPLPGPDQNASQQKALTYMTAMLRFFVPGLSADEGRKKLEALLKEGKDLPYFARVEGALRFVVADHGDKGLTFAVEPVKLALASP; encoded by the coding sequence ATGAAGAATTTGCCTGGCGCACTGCTGTTATCCTTTGCGCTGACGGTTCCGGTATTTGCCGCCGACCCGCCACCACAGGAGCGGGCCGATACGCTGCCTGCTGCCCCCTATCTGCTGGCGGGCGCACCCACTTTTGATATGACTATCGGCCAGTTTCGCGAAAAGTATAATCAGGCCAACGGGACGCTGATGCTGCCGGAGTATCGTGCCATCGATAATCGTGGGGATAAAAGCAACCTGACGCGTGCCGCCAGCAAAATCAATGAAACCCTGTACGCCTCGACGGCGCTGGAGCCGGGTACCGGCAAAATCAAGACGCTGCAGATTACCTGGCTGCCCCTGCCCGGCCCGGATCAGAACGCCTCACAGCAAAAGGCGCTGACCTACATGACCGCCATGCTGCGCTTCTTTGTACCGGGATTAAGTGCCGATGAGGGGCGGAAAAAGCTGGAGGCACTGCTGAAGGAGGGGAAAGATCTTCCCTACTTTGCCCGGGTGGAAGGCGCACTCCGTTTTGTGGTGGCGGACCACGGCGACAAAGGGCTGACCTTTGCCGTTGAGCCGGTCAAACTGGCGCTCGCCAGCCCCTGA
- the emrD gene encoding multidrug efflux MFS transporter EmrD: MISKLENRPLLVMLIVLVAVGQMAQTIYVPAMSVMADALNVRDGALQRVMAAYLMTYGGSQLIYGPLSDSVGRRPVILTGMLIFMIGAVTALMSTSLDMLVLGSAIQGLGTGVAGVMARTMPRDLYEGHALRRANSLLNMGILVSPLLAPVIGALLTQLFGWHACFAFLLLLCLSVTGAMARWLPETRPQSGEVTPFFRRYVRLLSDVNFVRYIVLLIGALAGIAVFESSCGVLLGGVLGLPSLTVSILFILPIPAAFFGAWFAGREQGSWHSLMWWGVNSCLLAGILMWIPAWFGIMNIWTLLVPAALFFFGAGMLFPLATSGAMEPYAWLAGSAGALIGGMQNLGSGLVAWLSALMPQRDQFSLGMLMFFTALVMLLCWLPLSRQPERGNQPVTG; encoded by the coding sequence ATGATTAGTAAACTGGAAAATCGCCCGCTGCTGGTGATGCTCATTGTGCTGGTGGCCGTCGGGCAGATGGCTCAGACGATCTATGTCCCGGCGATGTCGGTAATGGCGGATGCCCTGAATGTGCGGGATGGTGCGCTGCAGCGTGTGATGGCTGCCTATCTGATGACCTATGGCGGATCCCAGCTGATCTACGGCCCGCTGTCGGACAGCGTCGGGCGGCGTCCGGTGATCCTGACGGGCATGCTGATCTTTATGATCGGCGCGGTCACTGCGCTGATGTCGACATCGCTCGACATGCTGGTGTTGGGCAGCGCGATTCAGGGGCTGGGAACCGGCGTGGCGGGCGTGATGGCGCGCACGATGCCGCGCGATCTCTATGAGGGGCACGCGCTGCGCCGCGCCAACAGCCTGCTTAACATGGGGATTCTGGTCAGCCCGCTGCTGGCGCCGGTTATTGGCGCGCTGCTGACCCAGCTCTTTGGCTGGCACGCCTGCTTTGCCTTCCTGCTGCTGCTCTGTCTGTCCGTCACCGGCGCGATGGCGCGCTGGCTGCCGGAAACCCGGCCTCAGAGCGGGGAAGTCACGCCTTTCTTCAGGCGCTACGTTCGCCTGCTGAGTGACGTCAATTTCGTCCGCTACATTGTGCTGCTGATTGGCGCACTGGCCGGGATCGCCGTCTTTGAGTCGAGCTGTGGGGTACTGCTCGGCGGCGTGCTTGGCCTGCCCAGCCTGACCGTCAGCATCCTGTTCATTCTGCCGATTCCGGCGGCGTTCTTTGGTGCCTGGTTCGCCGGGCGCGAGCAGGGCTCCTGGCACAGCCTGATGTGGTGGGGTGTGAACAGCTGCCTGCTGGCGGGCATCCTGATGTGGATCCCGGCATGGTTTGGCATCATGAATATCTGGACGCTGCTGGTGCCTGCGGCGCTGTTCTTCTTCGGGGCCGGGATGCTGTTCCCGCTGGCGACCTCCGGTGCGATGGAGCCTTATGCCTGGCTGGCGGGGAGTGCAGGCGCGCTGATTGGCGGGATGCAGAACCTGGGATCGGGCCTGGTGGCCTGGCTCTCTGCCCTGATGCCGCAGCGCGATCAGTTCAGCCTGGGGATGCTGATGTTCTTCACCGCGCTGGTGATGCTGCTCTGCTGGTTGCCGCTTTCTCGTCAGCCGGAGCGCGGCAACCAGCCGGTTACAGGATAA
- the glpX gene encoding class II fructose-bisphosphatase, with product MKRELAIEFSRVTEAAALAGYHWLGRGDKNAADGAAVHAMRHVLNSIEIDGQIVIGEGEIDEAPMLYIGESVGTGRGDAVDIAVDPIEGTRMTALGQANALAVMAVGDKGSFLHAPDMYMEKLIVGPAARGAIDLDQPLETNLRNIAIAMNKPLSQLTVSILAKPRHDALIGQLQQLGVRVFTFPDGDVAASILTCMPDSEVDVMYGIGGAPEGVVSAAVIRALDGDMQGRLLARHHVKGDSAENRRLGEQELQRCAEMGIEAGKKLTLSEMARNDNVVFAATGITSGELLKGITRQGNIATSETLLIRGKSRTIRRIQSIHYLDRKDPALHPFIL from the coding sequence ATGAAACGAGAACTTGCCATTGAATTTTCCCGCGTAACCGAAGCTGCCGCCCTGGCGGGCTACCACTGGTTAGGACGCGGCGACAAAAATGCGGCCGATGGCGCGGCTGTCCATGCCATGCGTCATGTCCTGAACTCCATTGAAATAGACGGTCAGATTGTGATCGGTGAAGGCGAGATCGACGAAGCGCCGATGCTTTACATCGGTGAAAGCGTCGGTACGGGTCGCGGTGACGCGGTCGATATCGCGGTCGATCCAATCGAGGGCACCCGCATGACGGCGCTGGGTCAGGCGAATGCACTGGCCGTGATGGCCGTGGGCGACAAGGGAAGCTTCCTGCACGCCCCCGATATGTACATGGAAAAACTGATTGTCGGCCCGGCGGCGCGCGGCGCGATTGACCTCGATCAGCCTCTGGAAACCAACCTGCGCAATATTGCGATCGCGATGAACAAGCCGCTGTCGCAGCTTACCGTCTCCATTCTGGCAAAGCCCCGCCATGACGCGTTGATCGGCCAGCTCCAGCAGCTGGGGGTGCGGGTGTTTACTTTCCCGGATGGCGATGTCGCGGCCTCGATTCTGACCTGCATGCCGGACAGCGAAGTGGATGTGATGTATGGCATCGGTGGCGCGCCGGAAGGGGTGGTCTCTGCGGCGGTGATCCGCGCGCTGGACGGCGATATGCAGGGCCGGTTGCTGGCGCGGCATCATGTGAAGGGCGACAGCGCCGAAAACCGCCGGCTCGGTGAGCAGGAACTACAGCGCTGTGCAGAGATGGGCATCGAAGCGGGTAAAAAACTGACGCTGAGTGAGATGGCGCGCAACGACAATGTGGTGTTTGCTGCCACCGGCATCACCAGTGGCGAGCTGCTGAAAGGCATCACGCGTCAGGGCAATATCGCCACCAGCGAAACCCTGCTGATCCGCGGTAAATCACGCACCATCCGCCGTATCCAGTCGATTCACTACCTCGACCGTAAAGATCCGGCGCTCCATCCGTTTATCCTGTAA
- the hslV gene encoding ATP-dependent protease subunit HslV, whose product MTTIVSVRRNGQVVIGGDGQATLGNTVMKGNVKKVRRLYNDKVIAGFAGGTADAFTLFELFERKLEMHQGHLVKAAVELAKDWRTDRMLRRLEALLAVADESASLIISGNGDVIQPENDLIAIGSGGPFAQAAARALLENTELGARDIVEKSLNIAGDICIYTNHNVNFEELTSKA is encoded by the coding sequence GTGACAACAATAGTAAGTGTACGACGCAACGGCCAGGTAGTGATTGGCGGTGATGGCCAGGCTACGCTCGGCAATACCGTGATGAAAGGCAACGTCAAAAAAGTGCGTCGTTTATACAACGATAAGGTGATTGCCGGTTTTGCTGGCGGCACCGCAGACGCCTTCACCCTGTTTGAACTGTTCGAACGTAAGCTGGAAATGCATCAGGGCCATCTGGTCAAAGCGGCGGTGGAACTGGCCAAAGACTGGCGTACCGACCGTATGCTGCGTCGTCTGGAGGCCTTACTGGCCGTTGCGGATGAGTCCGCATCGCTGATCATCAGCGGTAACGGTGACGTCATCCAGCCTGAAAACGATCTGATCGCTATCGGCTCCGGTGGGCCTTTCGCTCAGGCAGCGGCACGCGCGCTGCTGGAGAATACCGAACTGGGCGCACGCGACATCGTTGAGAAGTCGCTGAACATCGCGGGTGATATCTGCATCTACACAAACCACAACGTTAATTTCGAAGAATTAACGTCTAAGGCGTAA
- the glpK gene encoding glycerol kinase GlpK — protein sequence MTTTTDKKYIVALDQGTTSSRAVVLDHDSNIVAVSQREFTQIYPKAGWVEHDPMDIWASQSSTLVEVLAHADIRSDEIAAIGITNQRETAIVWEKESGKPIYNAIVWQDPRTADYCNKLKKEGLEEYIQHTTGLVINPYFSGTKVKWILDHVEGARERAKRGELLFGTVDTWLVWKMTQGRVHITDYTNASRTMMFNIHKLEWDQRMLDILDIPREMLPEVKSSSEVYGQTNIGGKGGTRIPIAGIAGDQQAALYGQLCVQPGMAKNTYGTGCFMLMNTGTEAVTSTHGLLTTIACGPRGEVNYALEGAVFIGGASIQWLRDEMKLISEAADSEYFAMKVKDTNGVYMVPAFTGLGAPYWDPYARGAIFGLTRGANSNHIIRATLESIAYQTRDVLEAMQNDANTRLQALRVDGGAVSNNFLMQFQADILGTRVERPEVREVTALGSAYLAGLAVGFWQDLDEVRAKAVIEREFRPSLETTERNFRYAGWKKAVARAQAWEEQE from the coding sequence ATGACTACCACAACAGATAAAAAGTATATTGTCGCGCTCGATCAGGGCACAACCAGTTCGCGTGCCGTGGTCCTCGATCACGACTCAAATATCGTCGCGGTATCGCAGCGCGAATTTACCCAGATCTACCCGAAAGCGGGCTGGGTTGAGCATGATCCAATGGATATCTGGGCGTCGCAAAGCTCGACACTGGTAGAAGTGCTGGCGCACGCCGACATCCGCTCTGATGAGATTGCGGCAATCGGTATCACCAACCAGCGTGAAACCGCGATTGTCTGGGAAAAAGAGAGCGGCAAGCCGATCTACAACGCCATCGTCTGGCAGGATCCGCGCACTGCGGACTACTGTAACAAACTGAAGAAAGAGGGTCTGGAAGAGTACATCCAGCACACCACCGGCCTGGTGATTAACCCCTACTTCTCCGGCACCAAAGTGAAGTGGATTCTGGATCACGTTGAGGGTGCGCGTGAGCGTGCAAAACGTGGCGAGCTGCTGTTCGGCACCGTGGATACCTGGCTGGTCTGGAAAATGACGCAGGGTCGTGTGCATATCACTGACTACACCAACGCCTCCCGTACCATGATGTTCAACATTCACAAGCTGGAGTGGGATCAGCGCATGCTGGATATCCTGGATATCCCGCGTGAAATGCTGCCGGAAGTGAAGTCCTCCTCAGAGGTCTACGGCCAGACCAACATCGGCGGTAAGGGCGGCACCCGTATTCCAATCGCCGGTATCGCCGGTGACCAGCAGGCCGCGCTGTATGGCCAGCTCTGTGTTCAGCCTGGCATGGCGAAAAATACCTACGGCACCGGCTGCTTTATGCTGATGAACACCGGGACTGAAGCGGTAACCTCCACGCACGGCCTGCTGACCACCATTGCCTGTGGTCCGCGCGGTGAAGTGAACTATGCGCTGGAAGGTGCAGTGTTTATTGGCGGTGCCTCTATTCAGTGGCTGCGCGATGAGATGAAGCTGATCAGCGAAGCCGCTGACTCTGAATACTTCGCGATGAAAGTCAAAGATACCAACGGCGTCTACATGGTGCCGGCGTTCACCGGCCTGGGCGCGCCTTACTGGGACCCGTATGCCCGTGGCGCGATCTTCGGTCTGACCCGTGGTGCTAACTCCAACCACATCATCCGCGCGACGCTGGAGTCTATCGCTTATCAGACGCGCGACGTGCTGGAGGCGATGCAGAACGATGCCAACACCCGCCTGCAGGCGCTGCGTGTGGATGGCGGTGCGGTCTCCAACAATTTCCTGATGCAGTTCCAGGCTGACATTCTGGGCACCCGCGTTGAGCGCCCGGAAGTCCGCGAAGTGACCGCGCTGGGTTCTGCTTATCTGGCCGGTCTGGCCGTGGGCTTCTGGCAGGATCTGGACGAAGTGCGTGCGAAAGCCGTTATCGAACGTGAGTTCCGCCCGAGCCTGGAAACCACCGAGCGTAACTTCCGTTATGCCGGCTGGAAAAAAGCGGTTGCCCGCGCTCAGGCCTGGGAAGAACAGGAGTAA
- a CDS encoding DUF805 domain-containing protein — MTLQQWCFSWRGRLGRRDFWIWQAVWLLATTLLFVFAANDWLDTQMAAFGVVCLLWPASAVIVKRLHDRNRRGYWGFLVIVAWLLVAGNWSMLPGILPWLLGRAIPFVLLAGLLLDLGVFRGTPGANRFGAATQPVRYRPAPHQ; from the coding sequence ATGACGTTACAACAATGGTGTTTTTCCTGGCGTGGCCGACTGGGGCGCCGGGATTTCTGGATCTGGCAGGCGGTCTGGTTGCTGGCCACCACGCTTCTGTTTGTCTTTGCCGCTAACGACTGGCTTGATACCCAGATGGCGGCCTTCGGCGTGGTCTGTCTGCTGTGGCCCGCCAGCGCAGTCATCGTCAAACGACTGCACGACCGTAACCGTCGCGGCTACTGGGGCTTTCTGGTGATCGTGGCCTGGTTGCTGGTCGCGGGGAACTGGAGCATGCTGCCTGGAATTCTGCCCTGGCTGCTGGGGCGCGCGATTCCGTTTGTCTTACTGGCGGGTCTGCTGCTCGATCTCGGCGTCTTTCGCGGCACCCCCGGCGCTAACCGGTTTGGTGCCGCGACCCAGCCGGTGCGATACCGGCCAGCGCCTCACCAGTAA
- the hslU gene encoding HslU--HslV peptidase ATPase subunit, whose amino-acid sequence MSEMTPREIVSELNRFIIGQDSAKRAVAIALRNRWRRMQLDEELRHEVTPKNILMIGPTGVGKTEIARRLAKLANAPFIKVEATKFTEVGYVGKEVDSIIRDLTDSAIKMVRSQAIEKNKYRAEEMAEERILDVLIPPAKNNWGQSEQSAEPSAARQSFRKKLREGQLDDKEIEIDLAASGPGVEIMAPPGMEEMTSQLQSMFQNLGGQKQKARKLKIKEAMKLLIEEEAAKLVNPDELKQDAIDAVEQHGIVFIDEIDKICKRGGQNSGGPDVSREGVQRDLLPLVEGCTVSTKHGMVKTDHILFIASGAFQVASPSDLIPELQGRLPIRVELQALTVNDFQRILTEPNASITVQYKALMNTEGVNIEFTEEGIRRIAEAAWQVNETTENIGARRLHTVLERLMEDISYDASDRSGESVTIDAEYVGKHLDVLVADEDLSRFIL is encoded by the coding sequence ATGTCTGAGATGACTCCACGCGAAATCGTCAGCGAACTGAACCGTTTTATTATCGGCCAGGACAGCGCCAAGCGCGCCGTGGCTATCGCACTGCGTAACCGCTGGCGCCGCATGCAGCTCGACGAAGAGCTGCGCCACGAAGTGACCCCTAAAAACATCCTGATGATCGGTCCGACCGGTGTCGGTAAAACCGAGATTGCCCGTCGTCTGGCGAAGCTGGCCAATGCGCCGTTCATCAAGGTTGAGGCCACCAAGTTTACCGAGGTCGGTTATGTCGGTAAGGAAGTGGACTCTATCATTCGCGATCTGACCGATTCGGCCATTAAGATGGTGCGCAGTCAGGCGATTGAGAAGAATAAATATCGCGCCGAAGAGATGGCTGAAGAGCGCATTCTGGACGTGCTGATCCCACCGGCTAAAAACAACTGGGGTCAGTCAGAACAGAGTGCTGAACCCTCTGCGGCGCGTCAGTCATTCCGTAAGAAGCTGCGCGAAGGCCAGCTGGATGACAAAGAGATTGAGATCGATCTGGCGGCCAGCGGGCCGGGTGTTGAAATCATGGCCCCTCCGGGCATGGAAGAGATGACCAGCCAGCTGCAGTCGATGTTCCAGAACCTGGGCGGCCAGAAGCAGAAAGCCCGCAAGCTGAAGATCAAAGAAGCGATGAAGCTGCTGATCGAAGAAGAAGCGGCAAAACTGGTCAATCCGGATGAGCTTAAACAGGACGCCATCGACGCCGTTGAGCAGCACGGTATCGTATTCATCGATGAGATCGACAAAATCTGTAAGCGCGGCGGCCAGAATTCAGGCGGCCCGGATGTGTCACGCGAAGGCGTGCAGCGCGACCTGCTGCCGCTGGTTGAAGGCTGCACCGTCTCCACCAAGCATGGCATGGTGAAAACGGACCACATCCTGTTTATCGCCTCCGGTGCGTTCCAGGTAGCCAGCCCTTCCGATCTGATCCCGGAACTGCAGGGTCGTCTGCCGATTCGTGTTGAGCTGCAGGCGCTGACCGTGAACGATTTCCAGCGCATTCTGACCGAGCCGAATGCCTCGATTACCGTGCAGTACAAGGCGCTGATGAACACCGAAGGGGTAAACATTGAGTTTACCGAAGAGGGGATTCGTCGCATCGCAGAAGCCGCGTGGCAGGTCAACGAAACCACCGAAAACATCGGTGCGCGTCGTCTGCATACCGTGCTGGAGCGTCTGATGGAAGATATCTCCTATGACGCCAGCGATCGCTCCGGTGAGTCTGTGACCATCGATGCGGAGTATGTCGGCAAGCATCTGGATGTGCTGGTGGCAGACGAAGACCTGAGCCGCTTCATTCTCTGA
- the ftsN gene encoding cell division protein FtsN — MAQKDYVGRGRSTGTRRKKSPSRGKKSKGGSGISKLMIVLAVAVLVTFAGGLWFLAHHKKEDVPVITDHKANGNGLPPKPEERWKYIKELENRQITVPTPIEPSSGGEVKSQTQLTDEQRQLLEQMQADMRQQPTQLNEVPWNEQTPAQRQQTLQHQQQLQQLQRQQQQVQQQQQRQQQQVQQQQRQQLQAQQQQQRQQQLQQQQLRQQQQQAQQRQQQQQQQNVQRQTQQAAPITREPEAQSKPQETAKVKPAEKASSQRWMVQCGSFKGTDQAESVRAGLAFEGFESRITTGGGWNRVVIGPYKDRASADSTLKRLRSSGHSGCIPLSIGG; from the coding sequence GTGGCACAAAAAGATTATGTAGGCCGCGGGCGTTCAACAGGGACGCGTCGCAAAAAAAGCCCCAGCCGTGGCAAAAAGAGCAAAGGCGGCTCGGGCATTTCTAAGTTGATGATTGTACTGGCGGTCGCAGTGCTGGTGACCTTTGCCGGTGGTTTATGGTTCCTGGCGCATCATAAAAAAGAGGACGTGCCGGTCATTACGGATCATAAAGCCAACGGCAATGGCTTACCGCCGAAGCCAGAAGAGCGCTGGAAATATATTAAAGAGCTGGAAAATCGTCAGATTACCGTGCCGACCCCTATCGAGCCTTCATCGGGTGGCGAAGTGAAGTCGCAGACACAGCTGACCGATGAGCAGCGTCAGCTGCTGGAGCAGATGCAGGCTGATATGCGTCAGCAGCCGACTCAGCTCAACGAAGTGCCGTGGAACGAACAGACGCCGGCGCAACGCCAGCAGACGCTGCAGCATCAGCAGCAGCTGCAACAACTGCAACGTCAGCAGCAACAGGTTCAGCAGCAACAGCAACGCCAGCAGCAGCAGGTTCAGCAGCAGCAACGTCAGCAGTTGCAGGCTCAGCAACAGCAGCAGCGTCAGCAGCAGTTACAGCAACAACAACTGCGTCAGCAACAGCAGCAGGCACAGCAACGCCAGCAGCAGCAGCAGCAGCAAAATGTACAGCGCCAGACGCAGCAGGCCGCGCCGATTACGCGTGAACCAGAGGCGCAGTCAAAACCGCAGGAAACGGCAAAAGTGAAACCGGCTGAAAAGGCCTCTTCACAGCGCTGGATGGTGCAGTGTGGTTCGTTTAAAGGCACCGACCAGGCTGAATCGGTCCGAGCCGGCTTAGCCTTTGAAGGTTTTGAAAGCCGGATTACTACTGGCGGCGGCTGGAATCGTGTGGTTATCGGTCCTTATAAAGATCGCGCCTCGGCCGACAGCACCCTGAAGCGCCTGCGCAGTTCCGGACACAGCGGCTGCATTCCACTCTCCATCGGGGGTTGA
- the fpr gene encoding ferredoxin--NADP(+) reductase, with protein sequence MAEWVNAEVKEVKNWTDALFSLRVNALIDPFVAGQFAKLALEIDGERVQRAYSYVNAPSDDLLEFYLVTVPDGKLSPHLQALRPGDPVMITKEAAGFFVLDEVPDCKTLWMLATGTAIGPYLSMLQQGEGLERFENIVLVHAARYAADLSFLPLMQQLQQRYPGRLRIQTVVSREAIAGSLTGRVPALIENGELERATGLTLDADSSHVMLCGNPQMVRDTQQLLKETRGMRKHLKRKPGHITSEHYW encoded by the coding sequence ATGGCTGAATGGGTCAATGCGGAAGTAAAGGAAGTGAAAAACTGGACGGATGCGCTGTTCAGTCTCCGGGTCAACGCGCTCATCGATCCCTTTGTCGCCGGGCAGTTTGCCAAGCTCGCGCTGGAAATCGACGGTGAACGGGTTCAGCGCGCCTACTCCTACGTCAACGCCCCCAGCGATGATCTGCTGGAGTTCTATCTGGTTACCGTGCCGGACGGCAAGCTGAGTCCGCATCTTCAGGCGCTCCGGCCGGGCGACCCGGTGATGATTACCAAAGAAGCGGCAGGATTTTTTGTGCTGGATGAAGTGCCGGATTGCAAAACCTTGTGGATGCTGGCCACCGGCACCGCGATTGGTCCCTATCTGTCGATGCTGCAGCAGGGCGAGGGTCTGGAACGCTTTGAAAACATCGTGCTGGTCCATGCCGCGCGCTACGCCGCCGACCTGAGCTTTTTGCCGCTGATGCAGCAACTGCAGCAGCGTTATCCCGGCCGGTTGCGTATTCAGACAGTGGTAAGCCGCGAAGCGATCGCCGGATCGCTGACGGGCCGGGTGCCGGCGCTGATCGAAAACGGTGAGCTGGAGCGGGCGACCGGACTCACCCTGGATGCCGACAGCAGTCATGTGATGCTGTGCGGTAATCCGCAGATGGTGCGCGATACCCAACAGTTACTGAAAGAGACGCGCGGAATGCGCAAGCATCTGAAGCGTAAACCGGGTCATATCACCAGCGAACATTACTGGTGA
- a CDS encoding MIP/aquaporin family protein, with translation MSQTTNTLKGQCIAEFLGTGLIIFFGAGCVAALKLAGAAFGQWEICIIWGLAVSMAVYLTAGVSGAHLNPAVTVALCLFASFDGRKVLPYILAQVAGAFCAAALVYGLYYSLFFDYEQSHQMVRGTVQSLDLAGIFSTYPNPHISVGQAFLVEMVITAVLMAVIMALTDDGNGVPRGPMAPLLIGLLVAVIGGSMGPLTGFALNPARDFGPKLFAFIAGWGNVAFSGGKDIPYFLVPVFGPLVGACLGAVGYRTLIGRYLPGIAQAPADAPADKPVARAQQRKA, from the coding sequence ATGAGTCAGACAACTAACACGCTCAAAGGTCAGTGTATTGCCGAATTTCTGGGGACAGGCTTGATAATCTTCTTTGGCGCAGGCTGTGTGGCTGCTCTGAAACTCGCCGGTGCCGCATTCGGTCAGTGGGAAATCTGCATTATCTGGGGCTTAGCCGTCTCAATGGCGGTGTATCTGACCGCAGGCGTTTCAGGCGCACACCTGAACCCTGCCGTGACGGTCGCGCTCTGCCTGTTCGCCAGCTTCGACGGTCGTAAAGTACTGCCCTACATTCTGGCGCAGGTCGCCGGCGCATTCTGCGCGGCCGCGCTGGTTTATGGTCTTTACTACAGCCTCTTTTTCGATTACGAGCAGAGTCATCAGATGGTGCGTGGCACCGTTCAGAGTCTGGATCTGGCGGGCATCTTCTCTACCTATCCTAACCCGCACATCAGCGTCGGTCAGGCGTTCCTGGTCGAGATGGTCATTACCGCTGTACTGATGGCAGTGATTATGGCGCTGACCGACGATGGCAACGGCGTTCCGCGTGGCCCGATGGCACCGCTGCTGATTGGCCTGCTGGTTGCCGTTATCGGCGGCTCGATGGGTCCACTGACCGGCTTCGCCCTGAACCCGGCGCGTGATTTCGGACCGAAGCTGTTCGCCTTCATCGCAGGCTGGGGTAACGTGGCGTTTAGCGGTGGTAAAGATATTCCTTACTTCCTGGTCCCTGTTTTTGGCCCGCTGGTCGGTGCCTGCCTGGGCGCAGTAGGATATCGCACTCTGATTGGTCGCTACCTGCCAGGTATCGCGCAGGCACCTGCAGATGCCCCGGCAGACAAACCCGTTGCACGCGCTCAGCAGCGTAAAGCGTAA
- the rraA gene encoding ribonuclease E activity regulator RraA, producing MKYDTSELCDIYHEEVNVVEPLFSNFGGRTSFGGQITTVKCFEDNGLLYDLLEENGRGRVLVIDGGGSVRRALVDAQLAQLAAANEWEGLVVYGSVRQVDELEELEIGIQAIAAIPAGAAGEGIGESDVRVNFGGVTFFSGDHLYADNTGIILSEDALDIE from the coding sequence ATGAAATACGATACATCTGAACTCTGCGATATCTACCATGAAGAAGTGAATGTTGTTGAACCGCTTTTTTCAAACTTCGGTGGGCGCACTTCATTCGGTGGTCAGATTACCACAGTGAAATGCTTTGAAGACAACGGCTTACTTTACGATCTGCTGGAAGAAAATGGCCGGGGTCGGGTACTGGTCATCGATGGCGGCGGCTCTGTCCGTCGGGCGCTGGTGGATGCGCAGCTGGCGCAGCTGGCGGCGGCCAACGAGTGGGAAGGGCTGGTCGTGTACGGTTCGGTGCGGCAGGTGGATGAGCTGGAAGAGCTGGAAATTGGCATTCAGGCCATTGCGGCGATCCCGGCTGGCGCAGCGGGTGAAGGGATTGGCGAAAGCGATGTGCGCGTCAATTTCGGCGGCGTCACCTTCTTCTCCGGCGACCATCTCTACGCTGACAATACCGGTATCATTCTGTCAGAAGACGCGCTGGACATCGAATAG